The DNA window GGTTATGCCGCGACCAGTATGGATCGGGTGGCGAAATCTTCAAAGGTTTCTAAAGCAACGGTTTACAGCCATTTTCAAGACAAAGAAAGTTTATTTATAGCGTTAATCCAGCACCTTGTGGAAAAAAAATTCCGTAGCGTTTTCGATCCAGTTAATGCAGGAAAATTGTCTTCTGAGCCAGAGATTATCCTGAAGCAATTAGCCTATCGCATGTTGGATATCGGCGCTGAGCAGCCTTTATTTCAAAATTTTATGCGGGTAATTATTGGTGAATCTGGTCGATTCCCGCAACTTGCCCGTGCCTTTGTACGCAATGTCGAAAAAACCGGATTTCGCTTATTGACCGAATATTTTTCTAC is part of the [Limnothrix rosea] IAM M-220 genome and encodes:
- a CDS encoding TetR/AcrR family transcriptional regulator, translating into MGQPTPVENERNLSSEKTEAILQGGMREFLANGYAATSMDRVAKSSKVSKATVYSHFQDKESLFIALIQHLVEKKFRSVFDPVNAGKLSSEPEIILKQLAYRMLDIGAEQPLFQNFMRVIIGESGRFPQLARAFVRNVEKTGFRLLTEYFSTAPQFEFEDPEAIARIFVGSLAYFFIVQEMLHGKEIVPMERDRLVNNLVDLIIKK